Proteins encoded in a region of the Streptomyces sp. NBC_01471 genome:
- a CDS encoding methyltransferase domain-containing protein — translation MTDLDAFTALFTDEGTALLASLREYDPAQELAVATRLRRTYPTELVSAALAQARLRQRAVPKFGADDAYRMFFTPNGVEQSTRKSVAEYRARRFAELGVRTVADLCCGIGGDALALARAGISVLAVDRDPLTAEVVRANADALGLGSLIEVRCTDVAEVATDPYDAVFVDPARRGGRGRIFNPEAYSPPLSWAIGAVAGRPASGPSPRTAGAIKIAPGIPHEMIPGEAEAEWISDGGDVKEAVLWFGTAPGLRRATLLPSGATLTGRGLPDPAVRTVGRYLYEPDGAVIRAHLVAEVAEELGGGLIDETIAYVTADELRRTPYATAYEITDELPFGLKKLKALLRERGVGNLTVKKRGSAVEPEEVRRRVKPQGPNAATVILTRVAGAPTMLIGQPASPPSSP, via the coding sequence GTGACCGACCTCGACGCCTTCACCGCGCTGTTCACCGATGAGGGCACCGCCCTGCTCGCATCCCTGCGGGAGTACGACCCCGCACAGGAGCTGGCCGTCGCCACCCGGTTGCGCCGCACCTACCCCACCGAGCTGGTCTCCGCTGCCCTCGCCCAGGCGCGGCTGCGACAGCGGGCCGTCCCGAAATTCGGCGCCGACGACGCGTACCGGATGTTCTTCACACCCAATGGCGTGGAGCAGTCCACCCGTAAATCCGTCGCCGAGTACCGCGCCCGCCGCTTCGCTGAACTGGGCGTACGCACCGTCGCGGACCTGTGCTGCGGCATCGGCGGGGACGCCCTGGCGCTCGCCCGCGCCGGGATCTCCGTGCTGGCGGTCGACCGCGATCCGCTGACGGCCGAAGTCGTACGGGCCAATGCCGACGCCCTCGGGCTGGGCAGCCTCATCGAGGTGCGGTGCACCGATGTGGCGGAGGTCGCCACGGACCCGTACGACGCGGTCTTCGTCGACCCGGCACGGCGTGGCGGTCGCGGCCGGATCTTCAACCCAGAGGCGTACTCACCGCCGCTGTCCTGGGCCATCGGCGCGGTGGCCGGCCGCCCGGCCTCCGGTCCGTCCCCCCGGACAGCGGGAGCCATCAAAATCGCTCCCGGTATCCCGCACGAGATGATCCCCGGCGAGGCGGAGGCCGAGTGGATCTCCGACGGCGGTGACGTCAAGGAAGCGGTGCTCTGGTTCGGCACGGCACCGGGGCTGCGCCGCGCCACGCTGCTCCCTTCGGGGGCCACCCTCACGGGCCGCGGACTCCCCGATCCCGCGGTGCGCACGGTCGGCCGGTATCTGTACGAACCGGACGGCGCCGTCATCCGCGCCCATCTCGTCGCCGAGGTCGCTGAGGAGCTCGGCGGCGGGCTGATCGACGAGACCATCGCCTACGTCACAGCGGACGAACTGCGCCGCACCCCGTACGCGACGGCCTACGAGATCACGGACGAACTCCCCTTCGGCCTGAAAAAACTGAAGGCGCTGCTGCGTGAGCGGGGGGTCGGAAACCTCACGGTCAAGAAGCGCGGCTCGGCAGTCGAACCGGAAGAGGTACGCCGCCGAGTCAAGCCGCAGGGGCCGAACGCGGCCACCGTGATCCTCACCCGCGTCGCAGGCGCGCCGACGATGCTGATCGGGCAGCCCGCGAGCCCCCCTTCGAGCCCCTGA
- a CDS encoding alpha/beta hydrolase — protein MTPRKPSRPSARLSLHPFHPPRSFRSFRSSRSSRSSVPVPVRTPLGTPPSEPSRTAHAGAARTAAARAVGCAAAASLLLGGPAFASAPAPSDALPSTAPGTLTAPRAQDRPTWTTCPAPAQAEGGGKAPGTGWTCATLNVPLDYTKPGGKTIPLALIRHRATGPGRRIGSLIYNFGGPGGSGVDTLPAFTPTFAKLNTRYDLVSFDPRGVGNSAPVNCLTGPETDALNAVDSTPDTPTEVRRWMDATRNFATQCAKKSGPLLPYLTTTNVARDLDRIRAAVGDKKLNYYGFSYGTELGATYAHLFPEKVGRAVFDGVMHPDKDFTQGALYQLKGFQLALDHFARSCVAATYLCPLHHSTPEGVEKVLTGLVAGLEKHPAPAAGGRTLNDSLALTAIEGALYSPSSGWSRMASAVAGYLRTHNPAALLAMSDSMTGRDARGHYSNSSNVFSATSCADTGVPVGRAEIERRLPAYRKASPLFGAQFAWALNQCTYWPVKGAMKHMEVSAKGAPPILVIGNTGDPATPYGGAKAMARRLGKGVGVLVTWKGGEGHCSYGDGSACIDGTANAYLLDGKVPAYGTSCS, from the coding sequence ATGACGCCTCGTAAGCCGTCGCGCCCGTCGGCGCGTTTGTCGCTCCACCCGTTCCACCCGCCCCGCTCGTTCCGCTCGTTCCGCTCGTCCCGCTCTTCCCGGTCGTCCGTCCCTGTACCGGTCCGTACGCCGCTCGGTACGCCCCCCAGTGAGCCGTCCCGTACGGCGCACGCCGGCGCGGCCCGTACAGCCGCCGCTCGGGCCGTGGGGTGCGCCGCTGCCGCTTCGCTGCTGCTCGGTGGGCCCGCGTTCGCCTCCGCCCCGGCTCCATCCGACGCCCTGCCGTCGACAGCCCCCGGCACCCTCACAGCACCCCGGGCTCAGGACCGGCCGACGTGGACCACGTGTCCCGCACCGGCCCAGGCAGAGGGCGGAGGCAAGGCCCCCGGCACCGGCTGGACCTGCGCCACGCTGAACGTCCCCCTCGACTACACCAAGCCCGGAGGGAAGACGATCCCGCTGGCGCTGATCCGGCACCGGGCGACAGGTCCGGGCAGGCGGATCGGCTCACTGATCTACAACTTCGGCGGCCCCGGCGGCTCGGGCGTCGACACACTGCCCGCTTTCACACCCACGTTCGCGAAGCTCAACACCCGTTACGACCTGGTGAGTTTCGATCCGCGCGGGGTAGGCAACAGCGCACCCGTCAACTGTCTCACCGGCCCGGAGACCGATGCGCTCAACGCCGTCGACTCCACCCCGGACACCCCCACCGAGGTCCGGCGGTGGATGGACGCGACCCGGAACTTCGCCACGCAGTGTGCGAAGAAGTCCGGCCCTCTCCTGCCGTATCTGACGACCACCAACGTGGCCAGGGACCTGGACCGGATCCGTGCGGCGGTGGGCGACAAGAAGCTGAACTATTACGGCTTCTCGTACGGTACGGAGCTGGGCGCGACCTACGCCCACCTCTTCCCGGAGAAGGTCGGCCGTGCCGTGTTCGACGGTGTCATGCACCCCGACAAGGACTTCACCCAAGGCGCCCTCTACCAGCTGAAGGGGTTTCAGCTGGCTCTGGACCACTTCGCACGCTCCTGTGTCGCGGCCACGTACCTCTGTCCGCTGCACCACTCCACTCCCGAAGGGGTCGAGAAGGTACTGACCGGTCTCGTGGCCGGTCTGGAGAAGCATCCCGCGCCCGCAGCAGGGGGCCGCACGCTCAACGACTCGCTCGCGCTGACGGCGATCGAGGGTGCGCTGTACTCACCGAGCTCCGGCTGGTCGCGAATGGCGAGCGCGGTCGCCGGATACCTCCGTACGCACAACCCCGCGGCGCTGCTCGCGATGTCCGACAGCATGACGGGCCGCGATGCCAGGGGGCACTACTCGAACAGCAGCAATGTGTTCTCGGCGACCAGTTGTGCCGACACCGGCGTACCGGTGGGGAGGGCCGAGATCGAGCGCCGGCTGCCCGCCTACCGCAAGGCGTCGCCGCTGTTCGGCGCACAGTTCGCGTGGGCGCTGAACCAGTGCACGTACTGGCCCGTCAAGGGGGCCATGAAACACATGGAGGTCAGCGCAAAGGGGGCCCCGCCCATTCTGGTCATCGGCAATACGGGCGACCCCGCCACCCCGTACGGCGGAGCGAAGGCGATGGCGCGGCGGCTCGGAAAGGGAGTCGGAGTGCTGGTCACCTGGAAGGGCGGCGAGGGGCACTGCTCGTACGGGGACGGCAGCGCGTGCATCGATGGCACGGCGAACGCGTATCTGCTGGACGGGAAGGTGCCGGCGTACGGGACCAGCTGCTCTTGA